AGCCTGTGTCTGATGGGACCGGTGGCCGAGCAGCAGTTCGAGCCCGTGCCGCGTGCGGACATCCAGCGGGCGCTGCTCGACTCGGTTGCGCAGTGGAACCAGGAAGCCGATTGGCAAGGCGATGAGCGCAACGTGGTGCTGGCCTTGGCGCGCATCTGGTTCAGTGTGGTGACGGGCGGCTTTGCGCCGAAGGACGTGGCGGCGGATTGGGCGTTGCCGCGTTTGCCGATGGGATTGCAGCCCGTGTTGAGGCGTGCTCGGGATGCCTACCGGGGGGACTCGGTGGATGAGCTCGCCGATCATGGGGCGGAGTTGGCCGCCTGGGTGGCGCATGTCAAGGCGGGCATTTATCGCGAGGCCGACGGGATGTCGCGGAGCGACGCAGGCCTCACGCCGCCGAGATCGAGTCCGTGTAGATGAAGCTGCTGCACGCCGCCACGAAAGCCCGGGGCGTCTGCCGGTCCCCGACGCCATAGACGCGCACACCTTCGCAGCGCATCTTGAACACCAGCGGCGCGAAATCGCTGTCGGAGGACACGATGCACACCGCGTCGACCAGGCCCGCGTTCACCAGGTCCATCGCGTGCAGGCACAGCGTGATGTCGGCCGCGTTCTTGCCCCGCGCGAAGGAAATGAGGTGCACGGCCTCGATCGCGTTCGGGTTCAGCAAGCTCTTGAAACGCTTCATCTCGGAGCGCGACCAGTCGGCAAACGCGCGCTTGACGATGAGCGTGCCGTAGCAGGCGGCGCGCAGCAGGATGGCGCGGATGAGCGTGTGTGAGACGTTTTCCGCGTCGATCAACACGGCGAGTCTTTGTTGCTTGTGTCCCAGCTTGGGCATGCGGCTTTCCCCCTGTTCGGTTCGGTGGACAGCCGCCGCCACGTGACAGGGTGGCGGCGGCCCGAACGGGCTGAGAACCGGCGCTTCCTCGCGAAAACCGGCAGGCCTTGCGACCTCCCGTCCGAGCCGCCAAAAGCTTGCACGAACAACGAAGGCCGCTGCTACCAGCGGTTTGCAGCGACCTTCAGGTCGCGGGGAAACGGCGGGTTCTCAGGCCCGGCTCACCTTTTTCGTGAGCGGGGGCGACTTTAACCCATGCCGATCCGGGCACCAATGGAAGAAACCCGCTCAAGGCGTTGGCAGTCCGCTGCCTGATTTCGTTCAAGCGGTGCAGATTTCCTCGGCGCCCAGCGCCACGGCCCACGATGCCACCAAGGCGTCCACTTCTCCTGCGCCGGCCACCCCAAACACATAGTTGTCCGGCCGCACGATGGCCGCCACGCACTGGTGGCGTTGAAACCAGGCCTCGGCCACACCATCGGTCTCCAGCGCGTCCTGCGTGCCGAGCGCCACCACGCGCAATCCCGACGTGGGCAGCACCGCCTGGCCCGCCGCCAGCACCAGCCGCCAACCGTGACCCGCGACGGTGTCCATGCGCTGGCGGCCGTTGGCCGTGAGCAACCAGGGCTGCGGGAACAGGCTGCCGCGCGCGGCATGGTCTTGCTGCGCCAGCAAGCCGGTGCTCAGCGGCGGCAGGATGTCCTGGCGCGGCGTGTCTTTCACCACGCCGTGGCATTGCGCGAGCATCGCGGCGTCGCGCTCGCGCGCCTGCACGACGTCGCGCACACAGATCACCTCGCCCACGTGTTTGATGCGGCTGGTGAGCTCGCGCACGTGCGCCTTGCGCTCGGTGCCGTAGCTGTCGAGCAGGCGTTCAGCGTTCGCGCCCTTCACCTCGCCACGCAGCACGGCGGCCAGTTTCCACGACAGGTTGGCCGCGTCGCGGATGCCCTGGCACATGCCCTGGCCCAGGAACGGCGGCTGCATGTGCGCCGCGTCGCCGGCCAGGAACACGCGGGCCTGGCGCCAATCCTGCGCCACCAGGGCGTGGAAACGGTAGCTGGCCTGGCGCCACAGCTGGCCGTCTTCGGGCGTGAGCCAGCGCGAGAGCAGGCGCCAGGTGGCCGCGTCGCTGGCCATCTCGCGCGGGTCTTCGCCGGTTTTCAGCGAGATCTCCCAGCGGCGGTGGTTCTTCGGGCCGATCACCAGCGTGCACGGGCGCTCGGGCTCGCAATACTGCACGCTCACCCGGGGCAGCTTGGCCAGGCCGCGTTCGTTCACCAGCACGTCCACCACCAGCCAGGGCTCGTCGAAGTCCAGGTCTTCGAGCGGCATGTTCAGCTGCGTGCGCACCGCACTGGAGCCGCCGTCGCAGGCGATAGCGTAGCGCGCGCCCACGGTCTTCGTCCGATCACCATCGCGGATGGACAGCGCCACGCGCGCGCTGTCCTGCGACACCGCCGTCATCTCCACGCCGAGGTCCATCACCACGTTCGGCAGTTGCGCCACGCGTTCGCGCAGCACGCGCTCCACCTCGGGCTGGGTGAACACCATCGAGGGCGTGTAGCCCTGCGGATAGGGCGGCGCGACCATGGTCATGCGGCGGATCAGTTGGCCGTCCACACCGAAGTACTCGGAGGGCGTGAACGGCTCGCAGAAAGGCGCCACGGCATCGGCCACGCCCAGCTGCTGGAACACGCGCATGATCTCGTGGTCCAGCGCGATCGCGCGCGGAATCTGGTAGACATCCTTGAGCCGGTCGCACACGTACACGCTCAGGCCGGCCTGGCCCAGCAGACCTGCGGCCACCACGCCCGAAGGCCCGCAGCCGACGATGGCGACATCGAACACCTTCTGCTCCATGATGATCAGGCCTGTTCGTTCACGATCGGGTTGACCAGGGTGCCGATGCGCTCGATCTCGACCTCGTAGCTGTCGCCGGCCTTCATCCACACCGGCGGCGTGCGCGCCTGGCCGACGCCGGCCGGCGTGCCCATCACGACCACGTCGCCCGGCTCCAGCGTGAGCACCTCGGCCAGCAGCGCGATGGTCTCGGCCACGTTGAAGATCATGTCGCTGGTGTTGGCGTCCTGCATCACCTGGCCGTTGAGCCGACCCTGGATCTTCAGGCCCACGGCGCCCGGCGGCAGTTCGTCGGCGCTCACCAGCACCGGGCCGAAACCGCCGGTGGCGTCGAAGTTCTTGCCGATGGTCCATTGCGGCGTGCGCTTCTGGTAGTCGCGCACGCTCATGTCGTTGAAGGGCGCGTAGCCGAACACGTATTGCAGCGCGTCGGCTTCCTGGGTGTGGCGCGGCACGCGCTGGCCGATCACCACCGCCATCTCGGCCTCGTAGTCGAACTTCGACGACACCTTGGGCACCACGCCGGCCGCGCCGTGCGCGATCAACGAGGAGGCGCCGCGCAAGAAGAACCAGGGGTAGTCGGGCTTGTCGCGGCCGCCTTCCTTGGCGTGGTCGAAGTAGTTCAGGCCCAGGCAGACGATCTTGCCCGGCTCGGGCACCAGTGGCGCCAGCTGCGCGCTCGCCAGCGGCAGGCGTGCGGTGCCGCTGGCAACGGCGGCGCGCGCGGCGGCCAGGAGGTCGACGCCGGCTTTCAGCGCGTCCCGCAGGTCGGCGGGCACGTGCGCTTGCGCCTCGTTCAGGTCGATCAGGTCTTGGCCATCGACGACGGCCAGGCGGGTGGCGCCGTCGCGCAGGTAGGTGGTGAATCGCATGTGCTGGAGGCTTTCAAAAAATCAGGAAGGAACGAAGAGGACGCGGCGTTGCGCTTCCTTCAGGGTGGTGGAGGGTGGGGCGGAGATGCCCCATTGATCGACGCGCCCGGGTGGCCATTTCCAGTCGGCCGGTCCCCGGGGTTGGTAGGTCTCGTCCACCTGTTCCACCTCGGCGGTGTATTCGATGACGATGCCGAACGGGTCGATGAAGTAGTTGAAGAGGTTGTCGCCCGGGCCGTGGCGGCCTGGGCCCCACTGGATCGGGTGGCCCGCGTCCTTCATGCGGCCGCCGCCGCGCATCACCGCATCGCCATCGGGCATGAGGAAGGCGATGTGGTTGAGCGCGTCGTTGTCGGCCACGCCCACGGCCAGCGTGTGGTGGTCGCGGTTGCAGTTCATGAAGGCGATGGCCACGGTGCGGTCGGCCAGCGTGAAGCCGAGGGCCTCGGTGAGGAAACGCTGCGTGTCGTCCACCGCGTGGCTGTTGAGCACCACGTGCGTGAGGCGCACCGGCGTGTCGCGTTGCGGGCCACGGTCTTCCAGGCGCGTATCGCCGTGCACCACCTGGAACACGCGGCCATGCGGGTCGCGCAGCGTGAGGCCGGTGCCGCCCGCCGGGTTCTTCGTCAGCGGACCGATGGGCGAGGCGATGGCACCACCCGCGCGCGGCACGGCTTCGGCCACGGCCTGCAAGGCTTCGGCGCTGCGCGCGCGCAGCGTCACCTGGCGGATCTTGGGCGTGTCGCCACCGTTTGCATACAGCGCGAGCAGGTGGTGGTCGGCGCCGCTGCCGCGCAGGTAGACGGCGTGTTCGCTGCGGTGCGATACCTGCAGGTGCCACACCTCGGTGTAGAAGGTTTCGGCGCGCGCGAGGTCGGGCACGTTGAGCGCCACGCTGCGCACGCCTTCGATCCAGGGAGAACTCATGGGGTGGTCACTTTCATGGGCCGGGCCAGGAAGCGCTCGGCGTTGTGTTGCAGCAGTTGCGCGGTGACCGCGCCGTCGAAGCCGGCGGCTTCGATGCGTTGCACCGGCGTGCGGTCATGGAAGTTGAACGGGTAGTCCGTGCCCACCATCAGCTGCGTGGCGCCGAAGCTCGCCACCAGGTGGCGCAGGGTCGGCGTGTCGAACACCAGGGTGTCGTAGAACAGCCGGCGCGCCTGTTCGGCCGGGGACTCGACCACCGCTTCCTTCAAGGCAGGAAACACGCCCCAGCCCTGTTGCAGCCGGGGCAGCAACGAGGCCAGCGTGCCCCCGCCGTGGCTGAACGCGATGCGCAGGCCGGGCCGGCGCACCAGCAGGTTGCTGGTGATCACCGACGCGGCGGCCAGGCCCACGTCGCTCGGGTAGCCCAGCACCTGCTGCAGCGGCGCGGGTCCCACCAGGCGCTCCATGCCAGCCGGGCGGATGGCGTGCACGAACACCGCCGCGCCCAGCGCCTCGCAGGCTTCGAAGAAAGGA
The sequence above is a segment of the Hydrogenophaga sp. BPS33 genome. Coding sequences within it:
- a CDS encoding NYN domain-containing protein; translation: MPKLGHKQQRLAVLIDAENVSHTLIRAILLRAACYGTLIVKRAFADWSRSEMKRFKSLLNPNAIEAVHLISFARGKNAADITLCLHAMDLVNAGLVDAVCIVSSDSDFAPLVFKMRCEGVRVYGVGDRQTPRAFVAACSSFIYTDSISAA
- a CDS encoding bifunctional 3-(3-hydroxy-phenyl)propionate/3-hydroxycinnamic acid hydroxylase — encoded protein: MEQKVFDVAIVGCGPSGVVAAGLLGQAGLSVYVCDRLKDVYQIPRAIALDHEIMRVFQQLGVADAVAPFCEPFTPSEYFGVDGQLIRRMTMVAPPYPQGYTPSMVFTQPEVERVLRERVAQLPNVVMDLGVEMTAVSQDSARVALSIRDGDRTKTVGARYAIACDGGSSAVRTQLNMPLEDLDFDEPWLVVDVLVNERGLAKLPRVSVQYCEPERPCTLVIGPKNHRRWEISLKTGEDPREMASDAATWRLLSRWLTPEDGQLWRQASYRFHALVAQDWRQARVFLAGDAAHMQPPFLGQGMCQGIRDAANLSWKLAAVLRGEVKGANAERLLDSYGTERKAHVRELTSRIKHVGEVICVRDVVQARERDAAMLAQCHGVVKDTPRQDILPPLSTGLLAQQDHAARGSLFPQPWLLTANGRQRMDTVAGHGWRLVLAAGQAVLPTSGLRVVALGTQDALETDGVAEAWFQRHQCVAAIVRPDNYVFGVAGAGEVDALVASWAVALGAEEICTA
- a CDS encoding fumarylacetoacetate hydrolase family protein, whose product is MRFTTYLRDGATRLAVVDGQDLIDLNEAQAHVPADLRDALKAGVDLLAAARAAVASGTARLPLASAQLAPLVPEPGKIVCLGLNYFDHAKEGGRDKPDYPWFFLRGASSLIAHGAAGVVPKVSSKFDYEAEMAVVIGQRVPRHTQEADALQYVFGYAPFNDMSVRDYQKRTPQWTIGKNFDATGGFGPVLVSADELPPGAVGLKIQGRLNGQVMQDANTSDMIFNVAETIALLAEVLTLEPGDVVVMGTPAGVGQARTPPVWMKAGDSYEVEIERIGTLVNPIVNEQA
- a CDS encoding VOC family protein, translated to MSSPWIEGVRSVALNVPDLARAETFYTEVWHLQVSHRSEHAVYLRGSGADHHLLALYANGGDTPKIRQVTLRARSAEALQAVAEAVPRAGGAIASPIGPLTKNPAGGTGLTLRDPHGRVFQVVHGDTRLEDRGPQRDTPVRLTHVVLNSHAVDDTQRFLTEALGFTLADRTVAIAFMNCNRDHHTLAVGVADNDALNHIAFLMPDGDAVMRGGGRMKDAGHPIQWGPGRHGPGDNLFNYFIDPFGIVIEYTAEVEQVDETYQPRGPADWKWPPGRVDQWGISAPPSTTLKEAQRRVLFVPS
- a CDS encoding amidohydrolase family protein → MPSAMRCACGGVDVHAHVVPENFPAYIGRRAPADWPSMAPAQPCHRSVMIAGKNYRTVSDKCWDVAKRLQDLPAMGLDLQVVSPMPELLSYWMDAVDAQQLLRYLNDQIAAMVAESGGRLAGLGAVPLQDVDLAIRELEYVVQTLGFAGVEIGSNINGVPVGAPALDPFFEACEALGAAVFVHAIRPAGMERLVGPAPLQQVLGYPSDVGLAAASVITSNLLVRRPGLRIAFSHGGGTLASLLPRLQQGWGVFPALKEAVVESPAEQARRLFYDTLVFDTPTLRHLVASFGATQLMVGTDYPFNFHDRTPVQRIEAAGFDGAVTAQLLQHNAERFLARPMKVTTP